The nucleotide window ACACATTTGGAGCCCTGCCTGTCCACACGCAAGCAGGGATAAGGACTTCTGGTTTAGTGGTCCACCATGCATATGGCTCACATCCCAAAAGGAAAGGCCACATTCATATGCACATGTTCTTAGTAAACCTCCCCCTTTATATGCCTTGGAAATTTAGGAAATTTTGGAGGAAAAAAAACTGTCATAATGTGAACACCATATTTCAGTTCGTGAAGCACATCACAAAGTACCTGTATGGTGATCGTGACTATTGGTTTAGTGGTCCGCCATGCAGGTAGACCACTTCCTGAAAGGCAAGGCAATCAGTTAGCCATCTGATTTGCTGTCTGAAAAAAGAGTAGCAATCAGTTAGCCATCTGATTTTCTGTGTGAAAAAAGAGTAGCAACTAAGAAACTGAgcagcaaggtattccgtaacggttacggtggccataacagccaccaccgttacctttatgatacgggtcGCAACGGCTGTTACGAACCCCGTACAACCGTTACAGTatctttttttaatgaaaaaaaaaaattcaaaaaacctgtatctaccccataatgttgaaaaaaaataaaattcgaaGAACCTATGTCTACCCTGTAACAGATCATTATGAGGTTGTTACGGTCTTTGCAAGGAGCATAATGGGCCATTAAGAACTGTTACAGGCATTTTTTTCCATAGCGGTTGTTACGACTGTTACAACCCTATAATGTGTAACGGTTCCCATcattacctttatgtaatggccTCTACGGGACACCATGTTGGGCAGTGGTCAACATTCAACGACTGAAATGCCCAACAATTGGATGACTGAAACTCATATGCTTATTCCACCAAAATAAGAATGTTTTGGCCCATGAAGCCATTACCATCTCTAACCGTTTCCTCAGTTCCTGGTGAAATGGAATGCTCCCCTCAAAACATGTTTTAATTCCTTTTCATAAAGTCCCCACCTAGAAGATGGCCACTACAGAGTTCTTTCCCATTGAATGCCAATATTTGTTGGATTTCTTCCTAAATTTCGATTCATAATTGTCGAAGGTCCTCCAATGAATGGGTTGGGATTATACCATGCCAGGTGTGTTTTTCAATGGCCCAGATCTTGTAGACATGTACCAGGTATTTGGAGATTCAGTgcctatacctaggatttagctTATAGCattagatccttttttttttccttaataaaGGCATGTTAAGgttaattataatatttttttcaaaaaatgaataaactCACTCCCGAGAATAATGACAGCAATACCCATACATTGCCTAACATGCACTGATGTGTACGCCAGGGACAATCCTGATCCGGACATGGTTGCAGTCGATTTGACGCATACATCAAAATCCTCATCCCCCATGCATGTAATGACTGTGTACCCAAATTCACATTGGGGGCATGGATCGATGATTCTTAGTCGACTCATCTGAGTCAGCTCGGTTTTAGTGGGGCCTGTTATGGATCAGTACCAAAAGTCACCCTCCCATTCACCCCAAATTGGGCAAGTCGTTGTTCGACTCAGACCAAGACAGACAATTTTGGATGAGTCGGGgagttaaaataaaaaataaaaacccttgTATCATTTGGCAAATATCATATTGTTCTGTCCGTTCCTCAGGTGTTGGGCACAAACGTGCTGACCTGGCTATGTCCCACCTCAAGTCACACTGGTTCAGGTCTCCGCTTCCGTACTTCTTTTGACAGCACGCACTCTTCGTCACCCAGGGGGCATGTTTGAGGTAAGGCAGGTAAGTATCCACTTGGTGTGGAGCGGTCAGTTGCTACTTGTAGAAAAAGAGAGACGAAACCCGTGAAGGTGGTCCGTTTCGGGTTGCAGGCTCTACTGTAAATTACTTTTGGGCGGGGCTCATGATGATGACTGACTGACGGTCAGTAGTTGTTTATTACACATTTACCGAATTGTAGAGGAGTTGAAAGAGGAGAGCTAGCGTAGTTGTTATACACAGGGAGAGCTGATCCTTCATACTACTTCGTTGTAAGCATCAATTGCAAGGCTTCcttttatatggattttttttcttcttcatcttcttcttcttcttcctgctttTGTAtataatgtgtgattcatggTTTGGCAATCCAGTCCAGGTCAGATGGGACCTTCAAATGATTGTGTGGCTCAGCCCAAAGTGAGTTGGACGGGCAGAGTGAGGAAACCTCTCTCAGGTAATGGTCTCTGCGACTGACTATTGGATGTGGCCCACTCCATGGATGCTTCTTTTCATCTTTTGAATGTAGGACTTTGCTTGTCTTATCCACTCtacagatccaaaccgtccaaggtCGCTCTGATCAAATTACGGTAGGTAACGGTCGGTGGTCCAAATTCAGTGGGTAAAAATCTGATCATTGTGATTTTGGAGATGTGCCCCATttgaaatggggcccacatgttggaAGCCTGGAATGAATGTGTCAGGTGAACGATGGGTCACCACCATCTTGAAAATTTCAACCTGATCGGATACCCGACCTATTTACAAGTCGGGTAAAAATCGCAGATGGGAATCTGGTTTCTTGTCGAGCCTTATACCCGGATCCAATTTCTCGGATAGGTTTCATTGCTACCCCATATACGTACAACCTTTTGGCCCAAGCATTGTATATTCCTTCCCTCTAGTTTACAAGGATGGAATCTGGAGTCCGGACCCTAACTACCCAATCTggtggacaatatttggacggtttggatcatgttaTGAATGTGATTTAAGACTCCATCCACCAGATGGTGTCCCTCCGATACTCTGTTGAAAAGGAATTTACGGGACGCGTACCCTTTAATTTTTTTACGATTTCACTGTGAATTAGATATGTAATTCCAGCTgacctgtgattcaggtgggccacaccaaaggaaagagttgTCAACCTTGATTTTTACCGGGCCTGCTGTGATGATTattaaatccattccattcattagagccacaccaaaatttaggcccgGGCCAAACATCAGATCCAtctgtggctgatttttgggacctggGTCTTATATGGGATGATGCACCTTgttgttggggtggatttcacataagcatcatggtggggcccaccttatccgCCCTCCCTTTGCTGGCATGGCCGACACCCCCAACTTCTCGTGAagaaatttatattttatattaagtGGGTAGTCTATTGAAAACTTTTAGAGAAAGGTATCCAAATGTCGGTTTTATATTAAGTAGGTAGCTTTTTgtaaaatttctttaaaaaaattggtGGTGATTCATCTCCTCAGAGGTGGTATTCATGTAGgttatcctgaccatccaaattgtcgAGGCGcattgtagatggagcatatGGATATCATCtcactgatcaagcaatcttaaccatccagatggatggttaaaagtaaaagtTCTCGGTTCATATTCCAAAGATGAAATCAAATAAATGGTTGCTATCGTCTTTAAGGTACAATTTTTGAGCTATGCTACATCAACGGTTGGGTTAAAGATCTGGACGGTTGGTTCACGCTGTCGTACAACTAAGCTAATGTGCATGATTGAAGAGTCACCATCATTTTAATTGGTGCAAGACTAACACCGGAATCTCCCATAAAACCCCTAAATAAATCATAACCGGAGGGCTTTGTTAGGAGCCTCGCTCACAACAGCGTCCGTCCAACAAAGCTCATGCACATGCCACCACACGTGCTAACATAGATTGTAACTACAAGATCCAATGAATGAATCAGGGCGGTTCCTCTATGTACATCCGTTCATCTGCTTCAAGCATCgaagcccacttgatgagtgggccagctttttttcttttctttttctttttgtgagAAAATCTTCCAAGTTACTACCGCATATGGACCGATTGTATCATACTGAGGAGCCCAGGCCCTCTAGATGAATGCACCAATAGAAGATCAGAGATTTAACAACATCCCTTATCGAGAGAACGGGCCATCCGCAGTGGGGCCCATTAAATGCGTGGTTCCCATTGCAATGAATGAGGTACATGCCATCAGGGGCACAGAGAGAGAGTGCTGGTTTTCCGACTATATATAGTCACGCGAAGTGCACCTGTCGTAGCATTCATTGACTGGCCTACTTGATGCCACACATGCTattgtgcaagatctgagccgttcatcattCGTGCCCCACTTCTCAGGCCGAGAATTTGATAGATGATCGGGTGGTTACATCGGATAATTGTAACCATTGATGAGCTGCTGCATTAAATTTATTACGACCCACCCTAATTACTCATTTTAGTTGGACCACAAAagaagatggatggtccagatggactactaattcaagggcatttttgtaaaatatcaggtggcccacctaatgaacagcctGGATGTTGCAAAAAACTGGACGCGAAGGCTCGGGCtgggatgcggtttggctagtgacgctgccatcagccaggtggctagtgatcggtgctatgtagaccccaccatgatgtatatcttttatccaAGCCGTGGACGCGAAGGCTCGGGCtgggatgcggtttggctagtgacgctgccaccagccaggtggctagtgaacggtgctatgtggaccccaccatgatgtatatcatttatccatgccgtccatccatttttacagataattttagctcttttatcaaaaaatgaggcagatctaaatctcaggtgaaccacaccatgggaaaacagtagtgattgaatgtccattaaaaacctcctagggcccactgtaatggttatttgacatccaacatgttgattaggtcatacagacctggatgaagggagaaaacaaatatcagcttgatccaaaacttgtggcccccaataagtttttaatagcaatcaacagtgtggtccacttgagatttgggtcaaCCTCACTTTtcggctcataccataaaatgatctggaagaatcgatgcacggcatggatgaaaaaaatacatcatggtggggcccacgtagcagcgaccactagccattggccagtggtagggtcactagccaatcagTTTCCCCGCAGGTCCAGGCCACACTCGAGACCTAGTTTTAACTCGGCAGGACCGACTTGGACAGGAACCCAGTCCAGTCAGGTCTGCAAAACATGTCGttgatccaaatcgttcataatCTTGGACCCGTGGTGAATAGGACGTGCTCAAAGAATCTCCTCCATCCATCCCACGATCCCAACTGTTCACCTTGCCTCCCAAAGTTGTTCATTTTCATTGAACGGCTAGAATAATCTGATAGCAGATACATTGGGTGGGGGCATTGCCCATCCCATGATGGGACATATGGTACATGCATGTCTTAGCTCTTACTCACAAACCATCCAAAAGCAATGACCCTGTGTGGGGTCGTGATACTAATGAAGATACAGGTCTTGAGTGAAATCTTCCATACCTCTCCAACACCTAATACTAATGAAGATACAGGTCTGGAGTGAAATCTTCCATACCTCTCCAACTCCCATTCCCATACATCCCTTGTGTCTGAAAAATCAATTCGACTCGATCTTCATGTGGGTTGGATTGACTCGACGACTCAACCCGACTGTACTACCTGATATCCTACTATTATAAATTGAAAACACTAGAATTATTTATAGATATTTCAGATAGTTAAATCTTGTATAATTAGTATAAACAGTAACTTAAAGCAACAATATTATTAATACCTCATTGGTTAAGGTCAGCTGTGATTTGGATAACAAGTCACTCGAAACAcatcagattttatttttaataaaaatctgCACCTTAAGGCAACTTGGTTCGTGTCATGTTGAGTTATGTCGACTCAACCGAGCCCAGAGTCAACCTGATGAATCTCTCCGAGCCCAAGCTCAGTACTCAGTTTCCTTGACACTGACTCAAAATCTCACTGAGTCAAGTTTGACTAAgccaagtttcaagtcaagtcgatcagttttagaactatgctccACATCCTCTTATTTCCTCATAATTCATATTCCTATGGAAAAAGGGCGCCGGCGCCACTCCACCCTCCAAGATAGAGAAGCATGGGAAATAGCCACTTAGCTATCATAAACTTGAGCCAATCTAGGAAAAATCAAGCAAAGGGCTGATCAGAGCACCAGACATCCTCCCATAAATGAATTCCAGTGCCATTCCCCAGCCTCCGTCACCCACCTTGTGGAAAACCCAAGCAAAGGGCTGATCAGAGCACCAGACATCCTCCCATAAATGAATTCCAGTGCCATTCCCCAGCCTCCGTCACCCACCTTGTATTTACAAGATATTACCACTGTGACAAGTATCATGGATATTAAGCTTTCAATATTCCAGGTTTTACAAAAAAATTATTGAATTActaatgtgatgcaggacaattaaccacttgctctaaaagctcgaactgttagagcatggcaaattaatccatttatctcatagtccaggccccacatctcatgggtcaggacctcggccgaacccccctagtgagccccaaatcacgtgggtaccgcctcacatgggccgcccaccccgaatgTATCcacgcatcccacaggctaccccactcgagcccgatgcgaaatgcgcattaatcacccctgatgaagaatcttgaacacgagaccacccccgtgggccccgcccaccccaagtgtgcccctgcatcccacaggcgaccccactcgagcccggtgtgaaaaatgcccttgcattataaTGCCATATTTAAATAAAATGTCTAATTGCttgctttttttgtttttgttttttgaagaGGACTACAAGCTGCTCTCTATAcaaatatataatttaaacacacacacacacacacacataaagtaataaatgataataattttaaatattttattttcagtgagattttcccaataatataCCAAGAAAACAAATTTTGAATATCTCCCGAGAAATTGCTGGGAATGGGATTTGCCACTATGGACATCACCTGCTTCCATAGTGCCAATGGATTATTATTGCTATTCAATTCCATAGTGCACCCAAATACAGACTTAGCAAAGATGCCCGACGTCTGCAACTAAGACAAACACAGTTTGGTATAAGTCATTGCTCCTGTAGGAGTGTTGTTGATAGTGTAATGTATATACACACTAATTCCATAGGATAAGTTAACATAGTTTATGGATTCTTTGTATTCTAACAGTACGcctgatgagagagagagagagagagagagagagagagagagagagttgccttATGATTATCCTAAGAACTGTGATTATCTAGTAAGCAGTAGTGGGTTTGTCTATTTACCTTTCGCTTTGCCCTTTCCATGACCTTTCTTAGAATCCAATTTAGCTTGTATGCGAGCGGCAGCGGCGGCTtttgcttcttctctcttcttcttttcttcctctttagcTGCTGCAGCTATCTCCCTTTGCTTCTTAAGTTCCCTGATTTTCAAGTTAAACAAGCACATGAGTCCACGTGAATCAGCATTGGTCCAGATCCAGTCAGTCATTAGAAATCAGTGATGACCATCTTTGAGACAGGTATGCTAATATTAtgcacatccatgtgggacacgtGGCATTTGTGCATGAATTACTGACCATTTATCCAGTTCACCCCACAACAGGAGGTCCATTGCTCAAACCTGGAATGTGAATCAGTGGTCTATTGTTTCTTCAGTGTCCCTTTCTTCTGTTAAGGCTCGTCACTCAACTGGGATGATTATTGGACCATGGCCCGTCCGTGATGGGCCCTGCCAAAGCAGTCTGGATGTCATACTTGCATTCCATCTGTCCCAACTAGGCATGTGTGATTTGAGGCTATTGTTTGTTAACCTATTATAAAAATGCTGCAGAGTGCCATTCTCAATTTCAgttttgtacatgtggggccctcaTTTCAGTGATCCAAAATGCTGATATAAACAGGCCTAAgtgtggatggcccatgcaccgaAAATACAGCAGATGGGGAAGACGTAAAATAGTTGGTGTTACCCTTGGCTGAATGTGAACCGTTGCTGCATTTTCTCCCTTAACCATCTATCGGGTGTCTGATCTGGGGAACTTTCTGGCAGCCATCCACTGTGGGTCCCAaatatcaactgtttggattaCAAACCCTGAAAACCTGAACATTACTGTACAACCTTCACACCCAGACATAGTATATAAATACTCTGATTTGTAAACAACCATATGAACTGGTGTAATCAAAGGTGTGCAGGCAACATAGGAATTAAAAGACGTGCACAGTTCCAGAAAATCAATCTTACTGCAATAAATTAGATAGGGTAAAATGGGAATTTTCACTTACTCTAGCCTAGCCTTTTCATCAGAAACACTCTCAAGACTTGAACCTTTCCGAGGTCTACATGCTACCAGCTCCACTTCAAAAATAAGAGTCGCACTGCATCACATGAATATACCAgctatttcatttattttattggaAATCATCATTTCATCATTTATTACATAGCAAAGATATGCTGAAAGGAATCAGATGCCACAAAACAGAATGAAATGTCCTTTTACTTTGGTGGGATATCTGGTGGGGAACCAGCACTCCCATAAGCATAGTCCGGCTCGCACGTGATTTTTGCAACTTCACCAACCTTGGagaagaaaaattcaagaccatTAATGGAGGTTTCAACTGAAGAATTCCACACATCTAGAAAGGAAATAGCTACTAAAGAGAATTAATTTAGTCAGTCCTACTCTCCCACATGTTCCAATGCCGTATGTGTGTGTGGGGAATGTAGACATTTCTGGACCGTGGGTCCTCTCTCTGGACTGTGGCCCTTCTCTCGCTGGACCATGGGCCGTCTCTTATGCTCCTCTTATTTCTCTgactatttttctttcttttgttttcccCCTCTTTTGCCCTTGGTGCCAAGAGTATTTTATGTAACTTGGGACATCACTTTTATATTAAGGGGACTGGACATCCAgcctcaaaatttattttttttctctcccaAAGGCCTTTTTCTCTCTGCCATGGTAAAGGTACATGGTCCAGATATATCTACAAGATACAAGACATTCATCGGAAGGTCCCATGGTGTA belongs to Magnolia sinica isolate HGM2019 chromosome 8, MsV1, whole genome shotgun sequence and includes:
- the LOC131252858 gene encoding peptidyl-prolyl cis-trans isomerase FKBP20-1; the protein is MGDAVDLTGDGGVIKTIVRQAKSDAAAPTENLPLVDVHYEGVLAETGEVFDTTHEDNTVFSFEVGKGAVIKAWDIALKTMRVGEVAKITCEPDYAYGSAGSPPDIPPNATLIFEVELVACRPRKGSSLESVSDEKARLEELKKQREIAAAAKEEEKKKREEAKAAAAARIQAKLDSKKGHGKGKAKGK